From a single Serratia surfactantfaciens genomic region:
- a CDS encoding IclR family transcriptional regulator: MADEQACKYLIPGLDRGLQLLLAFGEQHKEMTFAELHRLVDMPKATAYRVVQTLEHLGFLERNPRTNTFALGIKVLRLGFEYIASLDVAQAGQPVIEQLRDRSQCSSHLAIRDGRDVIYIARVSAAGSQINQVSVGTRLPVHQTSLGRMLLTSATRSEFEQLYPDAQLPGNAPGTPADRETLWQMVQQDKARGYVIGESFFRHGISSIVYPIFNREQRVEAVVSIMVPSDEIPKADRERLRMEVRDAAEKISGFLGAPPQANVG, translated from the coding sequence ATGGCGGACGAGCAAGCATGTAAATATCTGATCCCGGGACTGGATCGCGGGTTGCAGTTGCTGCTGGCGTTTGGCGAGCAGCATAAGGAAATGACCTTCGCCGAGCTGCACCGTCTGGTCGATATGCCGAAGGCCACCGCCTACCGCGTAGTGCAAACGCTCGAGCATCTGGGCTTTTTGGAGCGCAATCCGCGCACCAACACTTTTGCGCTGGGCATCAAGGTGCTGCGCCTCGGCTTTGAATACATCGCGTCGCTGGACGTGGCGCAGGCCGGCCAGCCGGTGATCGAGCAGCTGCGCGATCGCAGCCAGTGCAGCAGCCATCTGGCGATCCGCGACGGACGCGACGTGATCTATATTGCCCGCGTCAGTGCCGCCGGTTCACAGATCAATCAGGTCAGCGTCGGCACCCGCTTGCCGGTACACCAAACCTCGCTCGGGCGCATGCTGTTGACCAGCGCCACCCGCAGCGAGTTCGAACAGCTTTACCCGGATGCCCAGCTGCCGGGCAATGCGCCGGGCACCCCGGCGGATCGCGAAACGCTGTGGCAAATGGTGCAGCAAGACAAAGCGCGCGGCTATGTGATCGGCGAATCGTTCTTCCGCCACGGCATCTCCTCGATCGTCTACCCGATCTTCAACCGCGAGCAGCGGGTCGAGGCGGTGGTCAGCATCATGGTGCCGTCCGATGAGATCCCGAAAGCGGATCGCGAGCGGCTGCGCATGGAAGTGCGCGACGCGGCGGAGAAAATTTCCGGCTTCCTGGGCGCGCCGCCGCAGGCCAACGTCGGCTAA
- a CDS encoding VOC family protein: MSVIGIEKLEFGVEDLPTCEKFMRDFGLQPAAQQEGEPQREFTTLSGARVVLHPMQSAVLPAAFEGGSTLRRMTWGVASPADLARLQPRLALMPGFRQVGEALECLDPNGMTLRFVVSRQQAVEVPVTPINQWGDVRRIDQPSPVYSQAQPINIGHVVFFVEDLAATERFYRELLDFQVSDRYIDRAVFLRTQARGGHHNLFLLKLPNRPRGLNHVAFTVRDIHEVIGGGIAMNKERWSTFIGPGRHPISSAYFWYVNSPTGGAFEYYTNDDYLTENWQPRELEHSLVSFTEWAVEGGIDHDTRRQHKKAEAL, translated from the coding sequence ATGAGCGTAATCGGAATCGAAAAACTGGAATTTGGCGTCGAAGATCTGCCAACCTGCGAAAAATTCATGCGAGACTTCGGCCTGCAACCCGCCGCACAACAAGAGGGCGAACCGCAGCGCGAATTCACTACCCTGAGCGGGGCGCGGGTCGTCCTGCATCCGATGCAAAGCGCGGTGCTGCCTGCGGCGTTTGAAGGCGGTTCCACCCTGCGCCGCATGACCTGGGGCGTGGCCTCGCCCGCCGATCTGGCGCGCCTGCAGCCGCGTTTGGCGCTGATGCCCGGCTTCCGTCAGGTGGGAGAAGCGCTGGAATGCCTCGATCCTAACGGCATGACGCTGCGCTTCGTCGTCAGCCGCCAGCAGGCGGTCGAGGTGCCGGTCACGCCGATCAACCAATGGGGCGACGTGCGCCGCATCGATCAACCCAGCCCGGTCTATTCGCAAGCGCAGCCGATCAACATCGGCCACGTGGTGTTCTTCGTTGAGGATCTGGCGGCGACCGAGCGTTTCTACCGCGAGCTGTTGGATTTCCAGGTATCGGATCGCTACATCGATCGCGCCGTTTTCCTGCGTACCCAGGCGCGCGGCGGCCACCATAACCTGTTCCTGCTGAAGCTGCCTAATCGTCCACGCGGCCTGAACCATGTGGCGTTCACCGTGCGCGATATCCATGAGGTGATCGGCGGCGGCATCGCCATGAACAAAGAGCGGTGGAGCACCTTTATCGGCCCCGGCCGTCACCCGATTTCCTCGGCCTATTTCTGGTACGTCAACAGCCCGACCGGCGGCGCGTTCGAGTACTACACCAACGACGATTATCTGACGGAAAACTGGCAGCCGCGTGAGCTAGAGCATTCGCTGGTCTCCTTCACCGAATGGGCGGTAGAAGGCGGCATCGATCACGACACGCGCCGCCAGCATAAAAAGGCGGAGGCGTTATGA
- the speB gene encoding agmatinase, which translates to MSTLGHQSDNSLVSNAFGFLRFPLNFMPYDSDAEWVITGIPFDMATSGRAGGRHGPAAIRQVSTNLAWEGNRWPWSFDLRDRLNVVDCGDIVFNFGDAQDMSDKLQAHAEKLLKAGKRMLSFGGDHFVTLPLLRAHAKHFGKLALVHFDAHTDTYANGSKFDHGTMFYHAPNEGLIDPHHSVQIGIRTEFDHDNGFTVLDAAQVNDRSVDDLLTQIKGIVGDMPVYLTFDIDCLDPAFAPGTGTPVIGGLTSDRALKLVRGMQSLNIVGMDVVEVAPAYDQSEITALAAATLGLEMLYLQAAKKHA; encoded by the coding sequence ATGAGCACCTTAGGCCATCAGTCCGATAATTCATTAGTGTCCAACGCCTTTGGTTTCCTGCGCTTTCCGCTGAACTTCATGCCTTACGACAGCGATGCAGAGTGGGTCATCACCGGCATTCCGTTTGACATGGCGACCTCCGGTCGCGCCGGTGGCCGTCACGGCCCGGCGGCTATTCGTCAGGTATCCACCAACCTGGCCTGGGAAGGCAACCGCTGGCCGTGGAGCTTCGATCTGCGCGATCGTCTGAACGTGGTTGACTGCGGCGACATCGTGTTCAACTTCGGCGATGCGCAGGACATGAGCGACAAGCTGCAGGCGCACGCGGAGAAACTGCTGAAGGCCGGTAAGCGCATGCTCTCGTTCGGTGGCGACCACTTCGTCACCCTGCCGCTGCTGCGCGCGCACGCCAAGCATTTCGGCAAACTGGCGCTGGTACACTTCGACGCCCATACCGATACCTACGCCAACGGCAGCAAGTTCGATCACGGCACCATGTTCTACCATGCGCCGAACGAAGGCCTGATCGATCCGCATCACTCAGTACAGATCGGCATTCGCACCGAGTTCGACCATGACAACGGCTTCACCGTGCTGGACGCCGCGCAGGTGAACGATCGCAGCGTGGACGACCTGCTGACGCAGATCAAAGGCATCGTCGGCGATATGCCGGTGTACCTGACCTTCGACATCGACTGCCTGGATCCGGCGTTTGCACCGGGCACCGGCACGCCGGTGATCGGCGGCCTGACTTCCGATCGTGCGCTGAAACTGGTGCGCGGCATGCAGTCGCTGAACATCGTCGGCATGGACGTGGTAGAAGTGGCGCCGGCCTATGACCAGTCCGAGATCACCGCGCTGGCCGCGGCGACCCTGGGCCTGGAGATGCTGTACCTGCAGGCGGCGAAGAAACACGCCTGA
- a CDS encoding MFS transporter, producing MQQRQRWFGVIALLFLIVIAYADRVNIAVMLVNPDFLQHFQLGGDRAHQGTLMTVFLLGYGLSAMLLTPFLETLMGYRRALTLSVVLWALLTAASPLAGSLMLLCVVRALLGVSEGPLFSLKTMYISDHFAADERGKPNAVSALGVSLGLVLGFPLVSFLMAHFGWAMSFHLLALLNLLLGLALVRLFVHPLAWSSSSRPTDPQPVLSRVWHTFALAWRTPMLGWILLIEIATLSYLWGSSSWLPAYLTDEKGFSIKQMGWMAALPFIVSIASKYLGGVLLDRIRPYQAPLIFVCGGAATALCIYGVMSSHQLGWIAFFLLAANACWGAQGAAIPTLLQHYARPEAVGSAYGLINGIGNLFSAFVPMAMGMVMASQGKVSSGFAVLIASQLLTLLAGGALFGRMLLARQMKRA from the coding sequence GTGCAACAACGTCAACGCTGGTTTGGGGTGATCGCCCTGCTGTTTCTGATCGTTATCGCCTATGCCGATCGGGTCAATATCGCCGTGATGTTGGTCAATCCTGACTTCCTGCAACACTTCCAACTCGGCGGCGACCGCGCCCATCAGGGCACGCTGATGACGGTGTTTTTACTCGGCTACGGCCTGTCCGCCATGCTGTTGACGCCGTTTCTGGAAACATTGATGGGTTACCGCCGCGCGCTGACGCTGAGCGTGGTGCTGTGGGCGCTGCTCACCGCCGCCTCGCCGCTGGCGGGATCGCTGATGCTGCTGTGCGTGGTGCGCGCGCTGCTTGGCGTCAGCGAAGGGCCGCTGTTCTCGCTGAAGACCATGTACATCAGCGATCATTTCGCCGCCGACGAGCGCGGCAAGCCCAACGCGGTCAGCGCGCTGGGCGTTTCGTTGGGGCTGGTGCTCGGCTTTCCGCTGGTGAGTTTTTTGATGGCGCATTTCGGCTGGGCGATGTCGTTTCACCTGCTGGCGCTGCTCAACCTGCTGCTGGGGCTGGCACTGGTGCGGCTGTTCGTTCATCCCCTCGCCTGGTCTTCATCCTCGCGCCCCACCGATCCGCAGCCGGTGCTGAGCCGCGTCTGGCACACCTTTGCGCTGGCCTGGCGCACGCCGATGCTCGGCTGGATCCTGCTGATCGAGATCGCCACGCTCAGCTATCTATGGGGCTCCAGCTCCTGGCTGCCGGCGTATCTGACCGATGAAAAGGGCTTCTCCATCAAGCAGATGGGCTGGATGGCCGCGCTGCCTTTCATCGTCAGCATCGCCTCCAAATATCTCGGTGGCGTGTTGCTCGATCGTATCCGCCCTTATCAGGCTCCGCTGATCTTCGTCTGCGGCGGCGCGGCGACCGCGCTGTGCATCTATGGCGTGATGAGCAGCCATCAGCTTGGTTGGATCGCCTTCTTCCTGCTGGCGGCCAATGCCTGTTGGGGCGCGCAAGGCGCGGCGATCCCGACCCTACTGCAACATTATGCGCGGCCGGAGGCGGTCGGCAGCGCCTATGGGCTGATCAACGGCATCGGCAATCTGTTCTCGGCGTTTGTGCCGATGGCGATGGGCATGGTGATGGCCAGCCAGGGTAAGGTGTCTTCAGGCTTTGCGGTGCTGATCGCCTCGCAGCTGCTGACGCTGCTGGCAGGCGGCGCACTGTTTGGCCGCATGTTGCTGGCGCGGCAGATGAAGCGGGCATAA
- a CDS encoding recombinase-like helix-turn-helix domain-containing protein → MQHITDFNPWLPDTQQVTPAREGGNGQIHQPGQFRNVVWQNRARVPDGFETALVAALETIFDQGAEELEQIVSALNQRRLFDRSGQPWNEATFREFLHVNGF, encoded by the coding sequence ATGCAGCACATCACCGATTTCAATCCCTGGCTGCCGGACACCCAACAGGTGACGCCGGCCCGCGAAGGCGGCAACGGTCAAATTCATCAGCCGGGCCAGTTCCGCAACGTGGTTTGGCAAAACCGCGCCCGCGTGCCGGACGGTTTCGAAACCGCGCTGGTGGCGGCGCTGGAAACGATCTTCGATCAGGGAGCGGAGGAGCTGGAGCAGATCGTCAGCGCGTTGAATCAGCGCCGTCTGTTCGATCGCAGCGGCCAGCCGTGGAATGAGGCGACATTCCGCGAATTCCTTCACGTTAACGGTTTCTGA
- a CDS encoding Hok/Gef family protein gives MPNKRSLLKLVVICATVISLAWITRSTLCELRIRSGTTEVAAILAYESER, from the coding sequence ATGCCGAACAAACGGAGCCTGTTAAAATTGGTGGTTATTTGTGCCACGGTAATATCGCTGGCATGGATAACCCGCAGCACGCTGTGTGAGCTGCGGATCCGATCGGGCACTACGGAGGTTGCGGCCATTTTGGCTTACGAATCCGAACGGTAA
- the msrA gene encoding peptide-methionine (S)-S-oxide reductase MsrA, giving the protein MGGEAAAVTLPAPTIDEPANASHSETAIFAGGCFWGVQGVFQHVKGVTGAVSGYAGGAAKTANYDNVSTGMTGHAESVAVTFDPTQVSYGALLQIFFSVVHDPTELNRQGPDSGTQYRSAIFPQSAAQQRIASAYLAQLQASRSFERPLMTRIESNAHFYSAEAYHQNFLTDHPDAPYIRINDLPKIKQLEQRFPTRYRPQPVLVNVNAR; this is encoded by the coding sequence CTGGGCGGTGAGGCGGCGGCGGTAACGCTGCCCGCTCCGACGATAGATGAACCCGCAAATGCCTCGCACAGTGAAACCGCCATTTTCGCCGGTGGCTGCTTTTGGGGCGTACAGGGGGTTTTTCAGCATGTGAAAGGCGTGACCGGTGCGGTTTCTGGTTATGCCGGCGGGGCAGCGAAAACGGCGAATTATGACAACGTCAGCACAGGAATGACCGGTCACGCAGAATCTGTGGCGGTGACCTTTGATCCGACGCAGGTTTCCTATGGCGCGCTATTGCAGATATTTTTCTCGGTGGTGCACGATCCTACCGAACTCAATCGGCAGGGGCCGGATAGCGGCACCCAGTACCGCTCGGCTATCTTTCCGCAAAGTGCCGCACAACAGCGGATCGCCAGCGCTTATCTGGCCCAGCTGCAGGCAAGCCGCAGTTTTGAGCGGCCGTTGATGACCCGTATCGAAAGCAACGCTCACTTCTATTCGGCGGAAGCGTATCACCAGAATTTTTTAACCGATCACCCCGATGCGCCTTATATTCGGATTAACGACCTGCCGAAAATCAAGCAGCTTGAGCAGCGTTTCCCGACCCGCTACCGCCCACAGCCGGTGTTGGTCAACGTAAACGCGCGATGA
- a CDS encoding cytochrome c biogenesis protein DipZ, which yields MWILILAYLGGILTIASPCILPVLPFVFARADRPFLRSGLPLLVGMALTFALFATLAAVGGGWVVAVNQYGRWLALFLMALFGVTLLFPALAERVMRPLVSAGNRLSDRVAADKQNSVGSSLLLGVATGLLWAPCAGPILGLVLTGAALQGANVGSTLLLLAYAAGAATSLALALLIGGKVFSAMKRSLGAGEWIRRGLGVAMLLGVAAIAFGLDTGVLARISTASGGGIEQRLVQAFNPASRPAALQTTADAAPALAELGEMPSLSGAVQWLNSPPLQAEALRGKVVLVDFWTYSCINCLRSLPYVKAWAEKYRDQGLVVIGVHAPEFAFERDTANVAKEAKKLGIDYPIAIDNNYRIWQAFNNQYWPAHYFIDANGRIRYQHFGEGDYTQSERVIQTLLRLAGGKDTSTAISQVHGQGVEQAASRQTDISPETYLGYQRAENFASAPAVQDSAADYAASPLLSLNHWALAGNWTIGAERATLNTPDGRIVYRFHARDLHLVLGPAATGQPIAFKVTLDGKAPGEMHGVDVAPDGSGVITDQRLYQLIRQTDGAGEHTFSIEFERAGVSAYAFTFG from the coding sequence ATGTGGATCCTGATACTGGCTTACTTAGGCGGCATTTTGACCATCGCCAGCCCGTGCATTTTGCCGGTGCTGCCGTTCGTTTTTGCACGCGCAGACCGTCCGTTCTTGCGTTCCGGTTTGCCGTTGTTGGTTGGCATGGCGCTGACCTTCGCTTTGTTCGCCACGCTGGCTGCCGTCGGCGGGGGCTGGGTGGTCGCCGTCAATCAATATGGCCGCTGGCTGGCGCTGTTTCTGATGGCGCTGTTTGGCGTTACGCTGCTGTTTCCAGCGCTTGCCGAACGCGTAATGCGACCGTTGGTCTCCGCCGGTAATCGGTTATCGGATCGGGTTGCAGCGGACAAACAGAATTCAGTGGGTTCATCGTTGCTGTTGGGCGTTGCCACCGGCTTGCTTTGGGCGCCCTGCGCCGGGCCGATCCTGGGCCTGGTGCTCACCGGCGCGGCGCTGCAGGGCGCCAATGTCGGTTCGACGTTGCTGCTGTTGGCCTATGCCGCCGGCGCCGCTACGTCACTGGCGTTGGCGCTGTTGATCGGCGGCAAGGTCTTTAGCGCCATGAAGCGTTCGCTGGGCGCCGGCGAATGGATACGCCGCGGTTTGGGAGTGGCCATGTTACTCGGCGTGGCGGCGATTGCATTCGGCCTGGACACCGGCGTGCTGGCGCGGATTTCCACCGCATCTGGCGGCGGTATCGAGCAGCGGCTGGTGCAGGCGTTTAACCCGGCGAGCCGACCGGCGGCGCTGCAAACGACGGCCGACGCCGCTCCGGCGCTGGCCGAACTGGGGGAAATGCCTTCGCTGTCGGGGGCGGTGCAGTGGCTGAACTCACCGCCGCTGCAGGCCGAAGCGCTGCGCGGCAAGGTGGTGCTGGTAGACTTTTGGACCTACTCCTGCATCAACTGTCTGCGTTCTCTGCCTTACGTGAAAGCCTGGGCGGAAAAATACCGTGACCAGGGGCTGGTGGTGATCGGCGTACATGCCCCGGAGTTTGCCTTCGAAAGAGATACCGCTAACGTTGCTAAAGAGGCTAAAAAACTCGGTATCGATTATCCGATAGCCATCGATAACAACTATCGCATTTGGCAGGCGTTCAACAACCAGTATTGGCCTGCGCACTATTTCATCGACGCCAACGGGCGCATACGCTACCAACATTTTGGTGAGGGCGATTATACGCAGTCTGAGCGCGTAATTCAGACGCTGTTGAGACTGGCGGGAGGAAAAGACACCAGCACCGCTATCAGTCAGGTGCATGGGCAGGGCGTGGAGCAGGCCGCCAGTCGCCAGACGGATATCTCGCCGGAAACCTACCTGGGATATCAACGTGCCGAAAACTTCGCTTCGGCGCCTGCCGTTCAGGATAGCGCCGCTGACTATGCGGCCTCGCCCCTGTTGTCGCTGAACCACTGGGCGCTGGCGGGCAATTGGACCATCGGGGCAGAACGCGCCACGCTGAACACGCCTGACGGGCGTATCGTCTATCGCTTTCACGCTCGCGATCTGCATTTAGTGCTGGGCCCAGCCGCGACGGGGCAGCCGATCGCGTTCAAAGTCACGTTGGATGGCAAAGCGCCGGGTGAAATGCATGGTGTCGATGTGGCGCCGGATGGCAGTGGCGTGATAACCGATCAACGGCTTTACCAACTGATTCGTCAAACCGACGGGGCGGGAGAGCATACCTTCAGCATTGAATTCGAGCGGGCCGGTGTGTCGGCCTATGCTTTCACCTTCGGCTAA
- a CDS encoding non-heme iron oxygenase ferredoxin subunit: protein MSWKNVCEVSQVKEDFPFSGKVEGKEIGVYLLDGNYYALEDVCPHAYALLSQGFVDDGKVECPLHEALFDVRTGQCLREPGGRDLQTYPTRVVDNQIQITFIAEE, encoded by the coding sequence ATGAGCTGGAAGAATGTGTGCGAAGTGTCTCAGGTGAAAGAAGATTTTCCTTTCTCCGGCAAAGTGGAAGGAAAAGAGATCGGGGTTTACCTGCTCGACGGTAACTACTACGCGCTGGAAGACGTCTGCCCGCATGCTTATGCCTTGCTCAGCCAAGGGTTTGTAGATGACGGCAAGGTTGAGTGTCCGTTGCACGAAGCGCTGTTTGACGTGCGCACCGGCCAATGTCTGCGCGAGCCGGGCGGCCGCGATCTGCAAACCTATCCCACCCGGGTGGTCGACAACCAAATCCAGATCACCTTTATCGCGGAGGAGTAA
- a CDS encoding NAD(P)/FAD-dependent oxidoreductase, whose product MNQPEHAGIVIVGGGQAGGWAAKTLRDRGYSGRLTIVSDEPYDFYERPPLSKAALLDAAAPLSRLFSEQAVAELNIDWRRPLRAESIDAEHQIVTLSDGQRLQFEQLLIATGGRPRLPGAAWAQHPRVMTLRSWDDAARLRQGLQGCRRLAIVGGGWIGLEIAASARRLGAEVTVFERQPALCMRSVGADVSQALLELHRQQGVKLLCGCGEISLEDRDGAAWIGSELSDPQAFDLVVVGIGVELNLELARSAGLAIESGIVVDGQGRTSHPAIFAAGDVARHPTLGLCLQSWAYAQNQAISTACAMLDAFAAPYDDVAWLWSDQYDANIQILGVPSGGVHHVVRRTPQSQVFFTLNADRQLVQMVAFNDARTIKLGKRWLASGRVLDPQQLADAEFSLMALK is encoded by the coding sequence ATGAACCAGCCGGAACACGCGGGCATCGTCATCGTCGGCGGCGGCCAGGCCGGCGGCTGGGCGGCCAAGACGCTGCGCGACCGGGGGTACAGCGGCCGGCTGACGATTGTCAGCGACGAACCCTACGATTTTTACGAGCGGCCGCCGCTGTCGAAAGCGGCGCTGCTGGATGCCGCCGCTCCCCTCAGCCGGCTGTTCAGCGAACAGGCGGTGGCAGAGCTGAATATCGACTGGCGCCGCCCGCTACGCGCCGAATCCATCGACGCAGAGCATCAAATCGTCACGCTCAGCGACGGGCAACGGCTGCAGTTCGAGCAGTTGCTGATCGCCACCGGCGGGCGGCCGCGTTTGCCGGGCGCCGCCTGGGCGCAGCACCCGCGCGTCATGACGTTGCGTTCCTGGGACGATGCGGCCCGGTTGCGGCAGGGGCTGCAGGGCTGCCGTCGCCTGGCGATCGTCGGCGGCGGTTGGATCGGGCTGGAGATCGCCGCTTCTGCGCGCCGTCTCGGCGCCGAGGTGACGGTGTTTGAACGCCAACCCGCGCTGTGCATGCGTAGCGTCGGCGCCGACGTCTCACAGGCGTTGCTCGAGCTGCATCGCCAGCAGGGCGTCAAGCTGTTGTGCGGCTGCGGCGAAATCTCGCTGGAAGATCGTGACGGCGCGGCCTGGATCGGCAGCGAACTCAGCGATCCGCAGGCGTTCGATCTGGTAGTGGTGGGGATCGGCGTCGAGCTGAATCTCGAACTGGCGCGCAGCGCCGGGTTGGCGATCGAGTCCGGCATCGTGGTCGACGGTCAGGGGCGCACCAGCCATCCGGCGATCTTCGCCGCCGGCGACGTGGCGCGCCACCCGACGCTCGGCCTGTGCCTGCAGTCCTGGGCCTACGCGCAAAATCAGGCCATCAGCACCGCCTGCGCGATGCTCGATGCCTTCGCCGCCCCGTATGACGACGTGGCCTGGCTGTGGTCGGATCAATACGACGCCAATATCCAGATCCTCGGCGTGCCGAGCGGCGGCGTGCACCATGTGGTGCGCCGCACGCCGCAGTCGCAGGTGTTCTTCACGTTGAACGCCGATCGGCAGCTGGTGCAGATGGTGGCGTTCAATGATGCGCGCACCATCAAGCTCGGCAAGCGTTGGCTGGCGAGCGGCCGGGTGCTGGATCCGCAGCAGCTGGCGGATGCGGAGTTTTCTTTGATGGCGTTGAAATAA
- a CDS encoding SDR family oxidoreductase encodes MNGLLNGKRIVVTGAARGLGYSFASAIAAAGAQVVMCDILADELAASGAALREQGAQVETQTIDLASPDSIRSAFDKIAGGGGIDGLVNNAALATGVGGKTMMEYDIDLWDRVMQVNVRGTWLVSQAAVPLLARSPHAKIVNVASDTALWGAPRLMAYVASKGAVIAMTRSMARELGPQGICVNAIAPGLTRVEATEYVPAERHQLYEQGRALAGAQHPNDVNGTVLYLLSSLADFVTGQLLPVNGGFVFN; translated from the coding sequence GTGAACGGACTGCTGAACGGTAAACGCATCGTGGTCACCGGCGCGGCGCGTGGCCTAGGCTATAGCTTCGCCTCCGCCATTGCCGCCGCCGGCGCGCAGGTGGTGATGTGCGACATTCTGGCGGATGAGCTGGCGGCGAGCGGCGCCGCGCTGCGTGAGCAGGGCGCTCAGGTGGAAACGCAAACCATCGATCTGGCGTCTCCGGATTCGATCCGCTCGGCGTTCGATAAGATCGCCGGCGGCGGCGGGATCGACGGGCTGGTGAACAACGCGGCGCTGGCGACCGGCGTCGGCGGTAAAACCATGATGGAATACGATATCGATCTATGGGATCGGGTGATGCAGGTGAACGTGCGCGGCACCTGGCTGGTGAGCCAGGCGGCGGTGCCGCTGCTGGCGCGCAGCCCGCACGCCAAGATCGTCAACGTGGCGTCGGACACCGCGCTGTGGGGCGCGCCGCGCCTGATGGCCTATGTCGCCAGCAAAGGTGCGGTGATCGCGATGACCCGATCGATGGCGCGCGAGCTTGGCCCGCAGGGTATCTGCGTTAACGCCATCGCGCCGGGCCTGACGCGGGTGGAAGCCACCGAGTATGTGCCTGCCGAACGTCATCAGCTGTATGAGCAGGGGCGTGCGCTGGCCGGCGCGCAGCATCCGAACGATGTAAATGGAACGGTGCTTTATCTGCTGTCGTCGCTGGCGGATTTCGTCACCGGCCAACTGTTGCCGGTCAACGGCGGCTTTGTATTCAACTGA
- a CDS encoding aromatic ring-hydroxylating oxygenase subunit alpha — protein sequence MTANTTSSEQSLQDYLDQGLRGMWYPVLASWEVGNNPVGITRLEQQIVVWRDGEGQIHALEDRCPHRGARLSMGWNLGDRIACWYHGVEVGGDGTVKDVPAVDRCPLVGQKCLRSYPAKEAYGAVFLYFGVTADEAPAELTFPQELADEASYSHFLCTASWNCNYQYALENVMDPMHGTYLHSSSHSMAEGDRKADMGLEPTDSGFIFKKNGQIGVNFDWVEFGNSGAYWMRLSIPYKKRFGPGGHFWIIGMVVPEDKDHCRVFFWRIRKVKDWQRDMWRFMYRNRLESLHWDVLEQDRIVLENMAPNARGREYLYQHDVGLSRLRRLMQKEAQKQLATLREREAAQ from the coding sequence ATGACAGCAAACACAACATCCTCCGAACAGAGCTTGCAGGACTATCTTGACCAGGGATTGCGCGGCATGTGGTATCCGGTGCTGGCCAGTTGGGAAGTGGGCAACAACCCGGTCGGCATCACCCGTCTGGAGCAGCAAATCGTGGTGTGGCGCGACGGTGAAGGTCAGATCCACGCGTTGGAAGACCGCTGCCCGCACCGCGGCGCGCGGCTTTCCATGGGGTGGAATCTCGGCGATCGCATCGCCTGCTGGTACCACGGGGTGGAAGTCGGCGGCGACGGGACGGTAAAAGACGTGCCGGCGGTGGATCGTTGCCCGCTGGTGGGCCAAAAATGCTTGCGCTCTTACCCGGCCAAAGAAGCCTATGGCGCCGTGTTCCTCTATTTCGGCGTGACGGCGGATGAAGCGCCGGCGGAGCTGACTTTCCCGCAAGAGCTGGCGGACGAAGCGTCGTACAGCCACTTCTTGTGCACCGCCAGCTGGAACTGCAACTACCAATACGCCCTGGAAAACGTGATGGATCCGATGCACGGCACCTACCTGCACTCTTCCTCGCACTCGATGGCGGAAGGGGACCGCAAGGCGGACATGGGGCTGGAGCCGACCGACAGCGGGTTTATCTTCAAGAAGAATGGCCAGATCGGCGTCAACTTCGACTGGGTGGAGTTTGGCAACAGCGGCGCGTATTGGATGCGCCTGTCGATCCCGTATAAGAAGCGCTTCGGGCCGGGCGGCCACTTTTGGATCATCGGCATGGTGGTGCCGGAAGACAAGGATCACTGCCGGGTGTTCTTCTGGCGCATCCGTAAGGTCAAAGACTGGCAGCGCGACATGTGGCGCTTCATGTACCGCAATCGCCTGGAATCATTGCATTGGGACGTGCTCGAGCAGGATCGCATCGTGCTTGAAAACATGGCGCCTAACGCCCGCGGCCGCGAATATTTGTACCAGCACGACGTCGGCCTTTCTCGCCTGCGCCGCCTGATGCAGAAAGAAGCGCAGAAACAGCTGGCGACGCTGCGCGAGCGAGAGGCGGCGCAGTGA